A part of Synechococcus sp. KORDI-49 genomic DNA contains:
- a CDS encoding transaldolase — MASLLEQLSAMTVVVADTGDLEAIRKFTPRDATTNPSLILAAAQIPAYQNLIDEALRSSRKLIGDNAPVEDVVHEALDEISVIFGKEILKIVPGRVSTEVDARLSYDTDATVEKGRKLIRLYNDAGISNERVLIKIASTWEGIKAAEVLEKDGIHCNLTLLFGFGQAVACAEAGVTLISPFVGRILDWFKADTGRDSYPGPEDPGVISVTRIFNYFKTYGYKTEVMGASFRNLDEITELAGCDLLTISPKLLDQLRESDAALTRKLDGSNPVSAEEQIHVDRERFDAMMKDDRMASDKLGEGIKGFSKAIETLEHQLAHRLAELEGGKAFGHAVQEIFMLNDMNGDGSITRDEWLGSDAVFDALDQDHDGLISQEDVRQGFGAALSLTAA; from the coding sequence ATGGCCAGCTTGCTTGAGCAGCTCTCCGCGATGACGGTCGTGGTGGCAGATACAGGAGATCTGGAGGCGATCCGTAAATTCACTCCCCGCGACGCCACCACCAACCCATCCCTGATACTCGCTGCCGCCCAGATACCCGCTTATCAGAATCTGATTGATGAGGCGCTGCGCTCATCCCGCAAGCTGATCGGTGACAATGCCCCGGTCGAGGATGTGGTGCATGAGGCTCTCGACGAGATCAGCGTCATCTTCGGTAAAGAGATTCTCAAGATCGTTCCCGGCCGCGTGTCCACCGAGGTGGATGCCCGCCTCAGTTACGACACGGACGCCACGGTTGAAAAGGGCCGCAAGCTGATCCGCCTGTACAACGATGCCGGTATCAGCAACGAGCGCGTTCTGATCAAGATCGCCTCCACCTGGGAGGGCATCAAGGCTGCTGAAGTGCTTGAGAAAGACGGCATCCACTGCAATCTCACTCTGCTGTTCGGCTTCGGTCAGGCCGTGGCCTGCGCCGAGGCGGGTGTCACCCTGATCTCCCCGTTTGTCGGTCGCATCCTCGACTGGTTCAAGGCCGACACCGGTCGTGATTCCTATCCGGGCCCGGAAGATCCTGGTGTCATCTCTGTGACCCGCATTTTCAATTACTTCAAGACCTACGGCTATAAGACCGAGGTGATGGGAGCCAGTTTCCGGAATCTCGATGAGATCACGGAACTTGCCGGATGCGATCTGCTCACCATTTCTCCCAAGCTGCTGGATCAACTGCGTGAGAGCGACGCGGCACTGACCCGCAAACTCGATGGATCCAATCCTGTGAGCGCCGAAGAGCAGATCCATGTGGATCGCGAGCGTTTCGACGCGATGATGAAGGACGATCGAATGGCGTCGGACAAACTGGGCGAGGGCATCAAAGGCTTCAGCAAGGCCATCGAGACGCTTGAGCATCAACTCGCCCATCGCCTCGCGGAACTGGAGGGGGGCAAGGCCTTCGGTCATGCCGTTCAGGAGATCTTCATGCTCAACGACATGAACGGCGACGGCAGCATCACCCGGGACGAGTGGCTCGGCAGTGATGCCGTCTTTGATGCACTGGATCAGGATCACGATGGTCTGATCTCCCAGGAGGATGTGCGTCAGGGTTTCGGTGCTGCGCTTTCCCTGACCGCCGCCTGA
- a CDS encoding inorganic diphosphatase translates to MDLRPLPPSPSPGLVNLLVEIPAGSRNKYEYSAEAGVMALDRVLHSSVRYPFDYGFIPNTLAEDGSPLDAMVIMAEPTFAGCLIKARPIGLLDLHDRGAYDAKLLCVPEADPRQRTIRSIRQIAPSQLEDVSEFFRTYKNFEGRVVTIDGWRDVDAVQPLLDACIAAARCL, encoded by the coding sequence ATGGATCTCCGCCCCCTCCCCCCTTCTCCCTCACCAGGGCTGGTCAATCTGCTGGTGGAGATCCCGGCTGGTAGCCGCAACAAATACGAATATTCCGCTGAAGCAGGGGTGATGGCACTCGACCGTGTGCTGCATTCCTCGGTCCGCTACCCCTTCGATTACGGCTTCATCCCCAACACGCTCGCGGAGGATGGCTCGCCTCTGGATGCCATGGTGATCATGGCGGAGCCCACGTTCGCAGGATGCCTGATCAAGGCTCGTCCGATCGGCCTGCTGGATCTCCATGACCGGGGGGCGTACGACGCCAAGCTGCTCTGCGTGCCTGAGGCGGATCCACGTCAGCGGACCATCCGCAGCATCCGGCAGATCGCTCCATCCCAGCTTGAGGATGTCTCGGAATTCTTCCGCACTTATAAGAATTTTGAGGGCCGCGTCGTCACGATCGACGGCTGGCGGGACGTCGATGCGGTTCAACCGCTGCTCGACGCCTGCATCGCTGCGGCGAGATGCTTGTAA
- the lepB gene encoding signal peptidase I, with product MAGDQKQERRSNSNEGDRAHQQGTKTHPFWDFWAPVLFTLALYLGIRQMVVEARYIPSGSMLPGLQIQDRLLVEKLTFRTRPPRRGEIVVFNSPYAFDPALRSPQRPSPLRCILVNLPLVSFIPGLANPACDAYIKRVIAVAGDRVVVSPSGEVILNGEPLEEPYVQRFCAVNEQGMSPCRTIDTTVPDASVLVLGDNRQNSWDGRFWPGGPFLPENEILGRAVIRFWPLNRLGGLSD from the coding sequence TTGGCAGGCGATCAGAAGCAGGAGCGTCGATCGAACTCCAACGAAGGCGACAGGGCTCATCAACAAGGCACGAAAACCCACCCTTTCTGGGATTTCTGGGCACCGGTGCTGTTCACCCTGGCGTTGTATCTGGGGATCCGACAGATGGTGGTGGAGGCTCGCTACATCCCGTCGGGTTCGATGCTTCCCGGACTGCAGATCCAGGACCGGCTTCTGGTGGAGAAGCTGACCTTCCGGACCCGGCCCCCCAGACGAGGAGAGATCGTCGTGTTCAACTCTCCCTATGCATTCGACCCCGCTCTGCGGTCTCCCCAGCGGCCCTCTCCGCTCCGCTGCATTCTGGTGAATCTGCCTCTGGTGAGCTTCATTCCCGGACTGGCGAACCCCGCCTGTGATGCCTACATCAAACGGGTGATCGCCGTGGCCGGCGACCGTGTTGTGGTCAGCCCCAGTGGTGAGGTCATCCTGAACGGGGAGCCGCTCGAAGAGCCCTATGTCCAGCGTTTCTGTGCGGTCAACGAACAGGGGATGAGTCCCTGTCGCACCATCGACACCACTGTGCCGGACGCGTCGGTGCTCGTGCTGGGAGACAACCGGCAAAACAGCTGGGACGGGCGCTTCTGGCCCGGTGGCCCATTCCTGCCGGAAAACGAGATTCTCGGCAGAGCCGTGATCCGGTTCTGGCCTCTCAACCGATTGGGGGGACTCAGCGACTGA
- a CDS encoding arsenate reductase family protein — protein sequence MSDRLRVWSYNRCSTCRRALAWLQDRGQDHDLFDITSAPPLAADLAHAMDQLGRKALFNTSGQSYRALGAAAVKAMSDAEALEALSSDGKLIKRPFVICPDGTVLVGFKPEVWSETLSG from the coding sequence TTGTCCGACCGCCTCCGGGTCTGGAGCTACAACCGCTGCAGCACCTGCCGTCGTGCCTTGGCCTGGTTGCAGGACCGTGGCCAGGATCATGATCTGTTCGACATCACGTCGGCCCCTCCTCTGGCAGCTGATCTGGCTCACGCCATGGACCAACTGGGCCGCAAGGCTCTGTTCAACACGAGTGGCCAGAGTTACCGCGCTCTCGGGGCTGCAGCGGTCAAGGCCATGAGCGATGCGGAGGCCCTCGAAGCTCTGTCCAGCGATGGGAAGCTGATCAAGAGACCGTTCGTGATCTGTCCTGACGGGACCGTGCTGGTGGGCTTCAAGCCTGAGGTCTGGTCGGAGACTCTGTCCGGTTGA
- a CDS encoding dihydroorotase, translating into MNDTLLLDPIRILQGPDRPVRDGAVLLESGVLQGFDQAARERAIQLGVTATEASGQLIAPCLVDPHSVLESPFSGRSETLDSLRRCAAAAGYGQVALLPRSPTWRDSPERLIGFRDHDPREVTIHLWGGFSRGGAGTELASHGDLLDLGAIGLADDDALIPLTLLERGLLLGEMGSAPVLVAPRDPALQGDGMVREGVETLRAGWAPDPETSETLPLRQLLALHQRHPERQLRLMNVSTAAAVESLRADALPPLTSVCWWHLLADRGDLPGGDASWRVHPSLGGAADREALQQALREQLIRAVSVHAVPMDAEDMLLPPDQRPPGLSGHHLVLPALWDALVRNGDFSLEQLWQGLSFGPSALIDQPPEALAVGSRRWLLFDPEQTWQVRQDDAAAPMAANLALLNREMRGRVTACGLSR; encoded by the coding sequence ATGAACGACACCCTGTTGCTGGATCCGATCCGGATCCTGCAAGGTCCGGATCGGCCGGTCCGGGACGGGGCCGTTCTGCTGGAATCCGGCGTCCTGCAGGGATTTGATCAGGCGGCTCGGGAGAGAGCCATCCAGCTGGGCGTGACCGCCACGGAGGCCTCCGGCCAGCTGATCGCCCCATGCCTGGTGGATCCCCACTCCGTGCTGGAGTCTCCATTCAGCGGCCGTTCGGAAACCCTCGACAGCCTGCGACGCTGTGCTGCCGCAGCCGGTTACGGCCAGGTGGCGCTGCTGCCGCGGAGCCCGACCTGGCGCGATTCACCGGAACGGTTGATCGGTTTCCGCGACCATGACCCGCGGGAGGTGACCATCCATCTCTGGGGTGGCTTCAGCCGGGGAGGTGCCGGAACCGAACTCGCGTCCCATGGTGATCTGCTCGATCTGGGGGCCATCGGTCTTGCTGATGACGATGCGCTGATTCCTCTGACGCTGCTGGAACGTGGGTTGCTGCTGGGAGAGATGGGATCGGCACCGGTGCTGGTCGCCCCCCGTGATCCCGCCCTGCAGGGGGATGGCATGGTGCGCGAAGGCGTTGAGACCCTGCGGGCCGGTTGGGCACCGGATCCGGAAACCAGTGAGACCCTGCCCCTGAGACAGCTGTTGGCCCTGCATCAGCGGCACCCGGAACGGCAGCTGCGTCTGATGAACGTGTCCACGGCGGCTGCCGTGGAGTCTCTCCGCGCTGATGCGCTGCCCCCTCTCACCAGCGTCTGCTGGTGGCACCTGCTGGCGGATCGCGGGGATCTTCCCGGAGGGGATGCCAGCTGGCGGGTGCACCCATCGCTGGGAGGCGCCGCCGACCGCGAAGCGCTGCAGCAGGCCCTGCGCGAGCAGCTGATCCGAGCCGTCTCAGTGCATGCCGTTCCGATGGATGCGGAGGACATGCTGCTCCCGCCGGATCAGCGTCCCCCAGGGCTGAGCGGGCATCACCTGGTGCTTCCGGCGCTCTGGGATGCCTTGGTTCGCAACGGCGATTTCAGCCTCGAACAGCTCTGGCAGGGGCTCAGCTTCGGTCCCTCCGCTCTGATCGATCAGCCTCCCGAGGCGCTCGCTGTCGGAAGCCGACGCTGGCTGCTGTTCGACCCTGAACAGACCTGGCAGGTCCGCCAGGATGATGCCGCGGCTCCGATGGCCGCGAACCTGGCTCTGCTGAACCGTGAGATGCGTGGCAGGGTCACCGCCTGCGGGCTCAGTCGCTGA
- a CDS encoding penicillin-binding protein 2 — protein sequence MAAPSQAPATPSRSRRRGRSRVVPLEKVPSRRLWMVFLVLSAGLIGLAGRMAWLQLVQTDALEARARRLQTQRTQPLGQRRPIVDRTGRLVAMDEKRFRLWAHPRYFNLPGDDPNHIRPAADVAELLSPMIAVPASRLEAEMAQRPSGIRLAEGLDPETAARIRSLGISGLDLEAYPQRIYPQGSLFANVVGFLNDERVPQAGLEQSRDEELMRHEQARSMRRGADGTPLPDDLAPGVFYGDDLRLQLTLDGRLQELAVKALSEQVAKWKAQKGAAIVMDVANGELLVLASTPTYDPNRYWSFDPGRFREWSVQDLYEPGSTFKPINLALALQEGAIRPDERVHDVGQLKIGGWPINNHDKRANGLVDFATVLQVSSNVGMVQAMRRLDDGVYWDWMNRLGIDRRPDTDLPGAVAGQLKTKKQFTTHPIEPATSAFGQGFSLTPLKLTQLHGVLANGGRLVSPHITRGFRSGEALAPAASPGGQQLLKPEITRTVLSWMESVVDKGSGKGVKTPGYRIGGKTGTAQKALNGVYLPGAKICSFVATLPIESPRYVVLVVIDEPQGDNAYGSTVAVPVAKQIIDALLVVEKITPSKPAELNKTVNG from the coding sequence ATGGCTGCACCGTCCCAGGCTCCCGCGACGCCCTCCAGGTCCCGGCGTCGAGGCCGTTCCCGGGTGGTCCCGCTTGAGAAGGTGCCGTCCAGACGTCTCTGGATGGTGTTTCTGGTGCTCAGTGCCGGTCTGATCGGCCTGGCCGGACGGATGGCCTGGCTGCAACTGGTGCAGACCGATGCTCTTGAAGCCCGTGCCCGCCGCCTGCAGACCCAGCGCACCCAGCCGCTCGGTCAGCGCCGTCCGATCGTCGATCGCACCGGCCGTCTGGTGGCCATGGATGAGAAGCGATTCCGTCTCTGGGCTCATCCGCGTTACTTCAACCTGCCCGGAGATGACCCGAACCACATCCGTCCGGCTGCGGATGTGGCGGAACTGTTGTCGCCCATGATCGCTGTTCCGGCCAGCCGCCTTGAGGCCGAGATGGCTCAGCGCCCCTCGGGGATCCGGCTTGCTGAAGGCCTGGATCCCGAGACGGCTGCACGGATCCGATCCTTGGGCATCAGCGGTCTGGACCTTGAGGCTTATCCGCAGCGGATCTATCCACAGGGCTCGCTGTTCGCCAACGTGGTCGGGTTTCTCAACGACGAGCGCGTCCCCCAGGCAGGGCTCGAGCAGAGCCGCGATGAGGAGCTGATGCGTCACGAGCAGGCCCGCAGCATGCGGCGGGGTGCTGACGGAACGCCCCTCCCCGACGATCTGGCTCCGGGTGTGTTCTACGGAGATGATCTCCGGCTGCAGCTCACCCTTGATGGCCGTCTTCAGGAACTGGCCGTCAAGGCTCTGTCGGAGCAGGTGGCGAAGTGGAAGGCGCAGAAAGGGGCAGCCATCGTCATGGATGTCGCCAACGGCGAGCTGCTGGTGCTCGCCTCCACACCCACGTACGACCCCAATCGCTACTGGAGCTTTGATCCCGGTCGATTCCGGGAATGGTCCGTGCAGGATCTCTACGAGCCCGGCTCGACCTTCAAACCCATCAATCTGGCGCTCGCTCTTCAGGAAGGTGCCATCAGGCCGGACGAGCGGGTGCATGACGTGGGTCAGTTGAAGATCGGTGGCTGGCCGATCAACAACCACGACAAGCGAGCCAATGGCCTGGTGGATTTCGCCACCGTGCTGCAGGTGTCCAGCAACGTCGGAATGGTGCAGGCCATGCGCCGACTCGATGACGGTGTCTACTGGGATTGGATGAACCGTCTCGGAATCGACCGGAGACCGGATACCGATCTGCCGGGAGCGGTGGCCGGACAGCTGAAGACGAAGAAGCAGTTCACAACGCATCCGATCGAACCGGCGACCAGCGCCTTCGGGCAGGGGTTTTCCCTGACGCCGCTCAAGCTGACCCAGCTGCATGGGGTGCTGGCCAACGGCGGTCGTCTGGTCAGTCCTCACATCACCCGGGGCTTCCGCTCCGGTGAGGCCCTCGCCCCGGCTGCCTCGCCGGGAGGACAGCAACTGTTGAAGCCTGAGATCACCCGTACGGTTCTGAGCTGGATGGAATCGGTGGTGGACAAGGGCAGCGGCAAGGGGGTGAAGACCCCCGGCTATCGCATCGGCGGCAAGACCGGAACAGCGCAGAAAGCTCTCAACGGCGTTTATCTGCCTGGAGCGAAGATCTGCAGCTTTGTGGCCACCCTGCCGATCGAGTCCCCTCGTTACGTCGTTCTGGTGGTGATCGACGAACCCCAGGGGGACAATGCCTACGGCTCAACCGTGGCCGTTCCCGTGGCCAAGCAGATCATTGATGCACTGCTGGTTGTGGAGAAAATCACACCTTCAAAACCTGCAGAATTGAACAAGACCGTCAACGGCTGA
- a CDS encoding proline--tRNA ligase, whose translation MRVSGLMLVTLRDVPSEAEITSHQLLLRAGYIRRVGSGIYAYLPLMWRVLQRITAIVREEMNGAGALESLLPQLHPAELWQRSGRWQGYTAGEGIMFHLEDRQGRQLGLGPTHEEVITSLAGDLLRSYRQLPVNLYQIQTKFRDEIRPRFGLMRGREFIMKDAYSFHADEADLRATYERMDQAYRRIFERCGLEAVPVDADSGAIGGAASQEFMVTADAGEDLILISDDGVYSANQEKAVSLPSPAVPLQTAGMTLVETPGQTSIAAVCETQGWHPSQMVKVLLLVARLEDGEEQPVLLSLRGDQELNDVKLINALSVELGAGVLDCRSITTEDISRQGLSGIPFGSIGPDLDDALLSGASSWRTRFLRLADATATTLDSFCCGANQPDMHRSHCTWAELGGTPAAVDLRTARAGEACVHNPEARLEARRGIEVGHIFQLGRKYSTALQSRFTNEAGQEEPFWMGCYGIGISRLAQAAVEQHHDEAGICWPEAMAPFEAIVVVANIQDEGQAALGTQLYDSLLQAGVDALLDDRRERAGVKFKDADLIGIPWRIVVGRDAADGLVELVQRRGRQVSKLHHGEALSALISALRP comes from the coding sequence ATGCGCGTCTCCGGCCTGATGTTGGTGACGCTCAGGGATGTTCCCTCCGAAGCGGAGATCACATCTCACCAACTGCTTCTTCGGGCGGGCTACATCCGGCGTGTCGGATCCGGCATCTATGCGTATCTGCCTCTGATGTGGAGGGTCCTGCAGCGGATCACAGCCATCGTCCGGGAGGAGATGAACGGCGCTGGTGCTCTGGAATCGCTGCTCCCGCAGCTGCATCCGGCTGAACTGTGGCAACGCAGCGGGCGCTGGCAGGGCTACACCGCCGGCGAAGGAATCATGTTTCACCTCGAAGACCGCCAGGGTCGCCAGCTGGGACTGGGACCCACCCACGAAGAGGTGATCACGAGCCTTGCCGGCGATCTGCTCCGGTCCTACCGACAGCTGCCGGTGAACCTGTATCAGATCCAGACCAAGTTCCGGGACGAGATCCGCCCTCGCTTCGGGCTCATGCGGGGACGCGAATTCATCATGAAAGACGCTTACTCCTTCCATGCGGATGAGGCGGATCTTCGGGCCACCTACGAGCGCATGGATCAGGCCTACCGACGCATCTTCGAGCGCTGCGGCCTTGAGGCTGTTCCCGTGGATGCCGACAGTGGCGCGATCGGAGGAGCCGCGTCCCAGGAGTTCATGGTGACGGCGGATGCCGGTGAAGATCTGATTCTGATCAGCGACGACGGGGTGTATTCCGCCAACCAGGAGAAGGCGGTCTCGCTGCCGTCTCCGGCAGTACCGCTTCAGACGGCTGGGATGACACTGGTGGAAACCCCAGGCCAGACCAGCATCGCGGCCGTCTGCGAGACGCAGGGCTGGCACCCCTCACAGATGGTCAAAGTGCTGCTGCTGGTGGCGAGGCTCGAGGACGGCGAGGAGCAACCCGTTCTGCTGAGCCTGCGGGGTGATCAGGAGCTCAATGACGTGAAACTCATCAACGCCCTGAGCGTTGAACTGGGTGCAGGAGTGCTGGACTGCCGAAGCATCACAACGGAGGACATCAGCCGCCAGGGCTTGAGCGGGATCCCCTTCGGATCGATCGGTCCGGATCTGGACGATGCGCTGCTGTCCGGGGCCTCCAGCTGGAGAACGCGCTTCCTGCGCCTTGCCGACGCGACGGCCACGACCCTGGACAGCTTCTGCTGCGGAGCCAATCAGCCGGACATGCATCGCAGCCATTGCACCTGGGCTGAGCTGGGAGGCACACCAGCGGCCGTCGACCTGCGCACCGCCAGAGCGGGCGAAGCCTGTGTGCACAACCCCGAGGCACGACTGGAGGCAAGGAGGGGCATCGAAGTCGGGCACATCTTTCAGCTCGGACGCAAGTACTCCACAGCGCTGCAGAGCCGTTTCACAAACGAGGCTGGGCAGGAGGAACCCTTCTGGATGGGGTGTTACGGCATCGGGATCTCCCGCCTGGCCCAGGCCGCCGTTGAACAGCATCACGATGAGGCCGGCATCTGCTGGCCGGAAGCGATGGCCCCCTTCGAGGCGATCGTGGTGGTGGCCAACATCCAGGACGAGGGCCAGGCCGCCCTTGGCACGCAGCTCTACGACAGCCTCCTGCAAGCAGGGGTCGACGCACTGCTGGATGACCGCCGCGAACGGGCAGGTGTGAAATTCAAAGATGCGGATCTGATCGGAATCCCCTGGCGAATCGTGGTGGGACGCGATGCGGCGGACGGATTGGTGGAACTGGTTCAGCGCCGTGGACGGCAGGTGAGCAAGCTTCACCACGGCGAAGCCCTCAGTGCTCTGATCAGCGCCCTTCGCCCTTAA
- a CDS encoding CPBP family intramembrane glutamic endopeptidase translates to MSSSSPRPVEPRWKTLLAVLSLVLATAIWVTGLIDSLSRPSVAPVLTLQQQELSVLAEPAVPSALRPVLMGEAPRQVLLQALQDSPESRRSSRQTQLLKLLQGSGDADIAAARASDDPLLQLLACEAEPDASEALCLDQQIASGAALRLTLSATLPLVMVLLGSLLLLQQGWSLLRGQQEPSPSLEGPELTLIDMILLVAGGFVVISAVAMPLLALPLVGALTSALASPRREAVGVVINYSLMALPSLLILRRQLRALDPQRSPSGGWLQWGLHPPASALRLAASGWLMVTPVVTLAGWLVVKLVGDPGGSNPLLELVLGSRDPLALLLLLLTAVVLAPLFEEVIFRGTLLPVLASRVGSGPAVLLSALVFALAHLSIGELAPLTVLGIGLGLLRLRGGRLLPCVLMHALWNGITFLNLLLL, encoded by the coding sequence GTGTCGTCCAGTTCTCCCCGCCCGGTTGAGCCCCGCTGGAAAACACTCCTGGCCGTTCTCTCCCTGGTGCTGGCCACGGCGATCTGGGTCACCGGGCTGATCGACAGCCTCAGTCGGCCATCGGTTGCGCCGGTCCTGACTCTCCAGCAGCAGGAGCTCAGTGTGCTGGCGGAGCCAGCCGTGCCTTCGGCGTTGCGCCCGGTGCTGATGGGGGAGGCGCCAAGGCAGGTTCTGCTCCAGGCCTTGCAGGACAGTCCAGAGAGCCGGCGCAGCTCACGCCAGACGCAGCTGCTGAAACTGCTGCAGGGTTCCGGGGATGCGGACATCGCAGCTGCGCGGGCATCGGATGATCCGCTCCTCCAGCTGCTGGCCTGCGAAGCCGAGCCAGATGCATCAGAGGCGCTCTGCCTGGATCAGCAGATCGCTTCTGGAGCGGCTCTGCGGCTGACCCTCAGCGCCACACTGCCACTGGTCATGGTGCTCCTGGGGAGCCTGCTGCTGCTCCAGCAGGGATGGAGTCTGTTGCGGGGACAACAGGAGCCTTCGCCCTCTCTTGAGGGGCCCGAGCTGACGCTGATCGACATGATCCTTCTTGTCGCCGGCGGGTTTGTCGTCATCAGTGCCGTGGCCATGCCGCTGCTGGCTCTGCCGCTGGTCGGAGCCCTCACCTCGGCTCTGGCCAGTCCCCGTCGGGAAGCCGTCGGAGTGGTGATCAACTACAGCCTGATGGCCCTGCCGAGTTTGTTGATCCTGCGGCGTCAGCTCCGTGCCCTGGACCCGCAACGCAGTCCATCCGGAGGCTGGCTGCAATGGGGGCTGCATCCTCCTGCCTCGGCTCTTCGCCTGGCTGCCTCCGGATGGTTGATGGTGACTCCGGTGGTGACCCTGGCCGGTTGGCTGGTGGTGAAGCTGGTCGGTGATCCCGGTGGCAGCAATCCACTGCTGGAACTGGTCCTCGGCAGTCGTGACCCTCTGGCGCTGCTTCTGCTGTTGCTGACGGCTGTGGTGCTGGCGCCGCTTTTCGAGGAGGTGATTTTCCGCGGGACGCTGCTTCCCGTTCTGGCAAGCCGGGTTGGATCCGGTCCCGCTGTGCTGCTCAGTGCGCTGGTGTTTGCGCTTGCCCATCTGAGCATCGGTGAACTGGCTCCGCTGACGGTTCTCGGAATCGGTCTCGGTCTGCTGCGCCTTCGAGGCGGACGCCTGCTCCCCTGCGTGCTGATGCACGCTCTCTGGAACGGCATCACCTTCCTGAATCTCCTGCTTCTCTGA
- a CDS encoding histidine phosphatase family protein gives MPLRLLLVRHGLSSFNQERRIQGRDDLSNLTEEGHEQARALGESLSDVPFDAVYSSRLRRAASTTASLLEARGGTAPEPVFDDGLLEVDLEPWSGMAIDELTERYPEDYATWKRRPLELKLERRDGRRYRPLPDLMQQAEHFVAGLLKRHPVETDATVLVVAHNAILRCLMLTLLGEPENGFRRLRVDNTSLSVFNLTAGESRPQVQIECLNSTTHLSPLPAKGKGARLILVRHGETDWNKEGRFQGQIDIPLNEHGRSQAAAARDFLRTVRIDRAWSSTLSRPTETAEIILEAHPGVALTQTDGLVEIGHGQWEGKLESEIRADWSDLLDTWKRTPETVQMPDGETIQDVWARSVRSWGEIATSLEAEDTALVVAHDAVNKTILCDLLGLTPADIWAVKQGNGGVTVVDIATDPGQPAVVTCLNLTSHFGSVLDRTAAGAL, from the coding sequence GTGCCCCTCCGTCTTCTCCTCGTCCGCCACGGTCTGAGCAGTTTCAACCAGGAGCGCCGCATTCAGGGGCGTGATGACCTCTCCAACCTCACCGAAGAGGGTCACGAGCAGGCCAGGGCACTGGGGGAATCGCTCTCGGACGTTCCCTTTGATGCCGTCTACAGCTCACGCCTGCGCCGGGCAGCCTCCACCACTGCGTCCCTGCTGGAGGCCCGCGGCGGCACAGCACCGGAGCCGGTGTTCGACGACGGCCTGCTGGAGGTGGATCTGGAACCCTGGTCGGGGATGGCCATCGATGAGCTGACCGAGCGGTATCCGGAGGATTACGCCACCTGGAAGCGACGGCCGCTCGAACTGAAACTGGAGCGGAGGGATGGTCGCCGCTACCGCCCCCTCCCTGACTTGATGCAGCAGGCCGAGCACTTCGTGGCAGGGCTGCTGAAGCGACATCCAGTCGAGACCGACGCCACGGTGCTGGTCGTTGCCCACAACGCCATCCTTCGCTGTCTGATGCTCACCCTGCTGGGGGAACCTGAGAACGGATTCCGCCGGCTGAGAGTGGACAACACCTCGCTCTCGGTCTTCAACCTCACGGCTGGAGAGTCTCGCCCTCAGGTGCAGATCGAGTGCCTGAACAGCACCACCCATCTCTCTCCGCTTCCTGCCAAGGGCAAGGGGGCCCGGCTCATCCTTGTGCGTCATGGGGAGACGGACTGGAACAAGGAAGGACGTTTCCAGGGGCAGATCGACATCCCTCTGAATGAGCACGGACGCAGCCAGGCAGCTGCAGCCCGAGACTTTCTCAGAACCGTCAGGATCGACCGGGCCTGGAGCAGCACCCTGTCGCGGCCGACCGAAACGGCTGAAATCATTCTGGAAGCCCATCCCGGCGTCGCCCTCACCCAGACCGACGGGCTCGTGGAGATCGGCCACGGCCAGTGGGAGGGCAAGCTCGAGTCCGAGATCCGAGCCGACTGGTCGGACCTGCTCGACACCTGGAAACGAACTCCGGAAACGGTTCAGATGCCTGACGGCGAAACGATTCAGGATGTCTGGGCCCGCTCGGTCCGCAGCTGGGGGGAGATCGCAACCTCCCTGGAGGCGGAGGACACCGCTCTGGTGGTGGCCCATGACGCCGTCAACAAAACCATCCTCTGTGATCTGCTCGGCCTGACGCCGGCGGACATCTGGGCGGTGAAGCAGGGCAATGGCGGTGTGACGGTGGTCGACATCGCAACGGATCCGGGCCAGCCTGCAGTGGTGACCTGTCTCAATCTCACCTCCCACTTCGGGAGTGTGCTCGACCGGACCGCGGCAGGCGCGCTCTGA
- a CDS encoding 2Fe-2S iron-sulfur cluster-binding protein, translated as MPTIRFEQEGQQVGCIEGANLRKAALDAGINPYNGLNNLNNCSGVGQCGTCVMEVVEGASNLSPRSDVEEVYLADRPANFRLSCRTTVNGDVTVRTRPSEGVGRGSNSLIGAVKSLFGR; from the coding sequence GTGCCCACCATCCGTTTTGAGCAGGAAGGCCAGCAGGTTGGGTGCATTGAAGGGGCGAATCTCCGCAAGGCGGCTCTCGATGCCGGCATCAATCCCTACAACGGCCTCAACAACCTCAACAACTGCAGCGGTGTCGGTCAGTGCGGCACCTGCGTGATGGAAGTTGTCGAGGGTGCCTCGAATCTGTCCCCGCGCAGCGATGTCGAGGAGGTGTACCTGGCGGATCGTCCGGCCAACTTCCGCCTCAGCTGCCGCACCACCGTCAATGGGGACGTCACCGTCCGCACCCGTCCATCCGAGGGGGTGGGTCGCGGCTCCAACAGCCTGATCGGCGCTGTGAAATCCCTGTTCGGGCGCTGA